In Candidatus Methylacidiphilales bacterium, a single window of DNA contains:
- a CDS encoding LysM peptidoglycan-binding domain-containing protein, which yields MHSTRAAISKLLCSSSLTSSSTLLVTLLLTLISFTLLCGCASTASKKQEFSSTPNPDDEITAANYRTRPSPSTPAADPYAGTPYEGTASLDPAPTTNTENGTLPTDPGITYTPDAPTYAEDYTSGKYHTVVPGDTLWKIAREYNTTVRTLRALNGFTEKNTIIRPGDKIRLP from the coding sequence ATGCACAGCACCCGCGCTGCTATCTCAAAGCTCCTCTGCTCCTCATCCCTAACGTCGTCCTCCACCCTACTCGTTACCCTACTTCTCACCCTTATTTCCTTCACCCTCCTTTGCGGCTGCGCTTCCACTGCGTCAAAAAAACAAGAATTCTCCAGCACACCCAACCCAGACGACGAAATCACCGCTGCAAACTACCGCACGCGCCCCTCCCCCTCCACGCCCGCTGCTGACCCCTACGCTGGCACCCCCTACGAAGGCACGGCTTCCCTCGATCCCGCACCCACCACAAACACAGAAAACGGCACACTCCCCACCGACCCCGGCATCACCTACACCCCAGACGCCCCCACCTATGCTGAAGACTACACATCAGGAAAATACCACACCGTCGTCCCTGGCGACACCCTCTGGAAAATCGCACGCGAATACAACACCACCGTCCGCACCCTCCGAGCCCTAAACGGTTTCACCGAAAAAAACACCATCATCCGCCCAGGCGACAAAATCCGCCTACCCTAG